Proteins encoded within one genomic window of Glycine soja cultivar W05 chromosome 1, ASM419377v2, whole genome shotgun sequence:
- the LOC114408312 gene encoding uncharacterized protein LOC114408312 — protein MAATNLAARGIVLESLTRDNYDNWSALVKNYLMGEGLWGVVTSVSEISAKPKTDCENWKRENAKALHIIQLACGSEILNQIRHVETAKEAWNRLGALYSSQLKGDPDIEQGFVDDTLHEYKQLHRYVESGDWKNAKSIIYTDDTAIFSTSSTGRTVLHIAVIAGYENIVRELVKKGKEKLVKMQDNCDYTALALAAELTGNHKIAKCMVDPKKGGKDLLTMKTKDAEIPVLLSAAKGHKDMTRYLYSQTSLDQFRNKNSHNGLLLLTRCITAEIFDVALNLIHRIPQLPLIHESDDLRPLYALARMPSAFPSGCGFGRLQQFIYNILILEKQEQQKLCRIVPDIAQVECHAQAEASYVDLEELEKGQHNSNASFAGRLYGLILDLPPVKLLGGLLIFVYLLFQNYILLKFSSGIKELYEQKKTHHLVLKILKCLCERISDYKESQLQEASAYDAMLQAATLGITEYIDAMRKANPDLLWAIDKNKRGIFSHAILNRRKDVFRLINRVNGRKEIIKCRADAFGNNLLHLAAYLGPSSDLDRRSGAALQLQRELQWFKAVENIVHPKCKEEKNSDGKKPREIFSESHEEMVKAGEKWAKDTASSFTLVGTLITTIMFAAAFTVPGGNNQDTGVPVFLHDQIFTLFIITDTLSLFTSSTSVLIFIGILTSRYAEKDFLKTLPLKLLCGLVTLFLSVVAMMIAFCASLAMMLKGSQRLIIAAMSLGSIPVIVLVPSQLRLFLEIFNSTIYARYIK, from the exons ATGGCAGCTACAAACCTTGCAGCCCGTGGAATAGTTCTGGAATCGCTTACAAGAGACAATTACGACAACTGGAGTGCTCTTGTGAAGAACTATCTAATGGGTGAAGGTCTGTGGGGCGTTGTCACGTCTGTTTCAGAAATTAGTGCGAAACCTAAAACTGATTGTGAGAATTGGAAGAGGGAAAATGCCAAGGCTTTGCATATCATTCAGCTAGCATGTGGTTCAGAGATTCTTAATCAGATTAGACATGTTGAAACAGCAAAAGAAGCTTGGAACAGATTGGGCGCGTTATACAGTTCACAATTAAAAGGCGATCCAGATATTGAGCAAG GTTTCGTGGACGATACTCTCCATGAATATAAACAGCTGCACAGATATGTGGAGAGTGGTGATTGGAAAAATGCAAAATCAATCATCTATACGGACGACACGGCCATATTTTCCACGTCCTCCACGGGTAGAACTGTTCTTCATATTGCAGTAATTGCTGGGTACGAAAACATTGTGAGGGAGTTAGTGaagaaagggaaagagaaaTTAGTAAAAATGCAAGACAACTGTGATTACACTGCTCTTGCTCTCGCTGCTGAATTAACTGGAAATCATAAGATTGCAAAGTGCATGGTGGATCCCAAGAAGGGAGGGAAGGATCTGCTAACCATGAAGACCAAAGACGCTGAAATTCCCGTTCTTCTTTCTGCTGCCAAGGGACACAAAGATATGACTCGCTATCTTTATTCTCAAACTTCTTTAGACCAGTTCCGAAACAAAAATTCCCACAACGGCCTTTTGCTTCTTACACGATGCATCACCGCTGAAATATTTG ATGTGGCTTTGAATTTAATCCATCGTATTCCACAACTGCCTCTAATCCATGAATCCGATGACCTACGGCCCTTATACGCATTGGCACGCATGCCTTCTGCATTCCCTAGTGGCTGCGGATTTGGACGTCTCCAACAATTCATTTATAATA TTTTAATATTAGAAAAACAAGAGCAGCAAAAATTGTGCCGAATTGTGCCAGATATTGCTCAAGTAGAATGCCATGCTCAAGCAGAAGCCTCATATGTTGATCTAGAGGAACTAGAGAAAGGCCAACATAATTCGAATGCCTCCTTCGCAG gAAGGCTCTATGGTCTGATTTTGGATTTGCCACCCGTAAAGCTCTTAG gtGGACTGCTTATATTCGTTTATCTGttgtttcaaaattatatacttttaaaGTTCTCTTCTG GAATCAAGGAACTATATGAACAGAAAAAGACCCACCATCTAGTTCTTAAAATACTGAAGTGCTTGTGCGAAAGAATTTCGGATTACAAGGAATCACAGCTCCAAGAGGCTTCAGCGTATGATGCGATGTTGCAGGCAGCAACGCTTGGAATTACCGAGTACATAGATGCAATGAGGAAGGCTAATCCTGACCTCTTATGGGCCATCGACAAGAACAAGAGAGGCATATTTTCGCATGCAATTCTCAATCGTAGAAAAGATGTCTTCCGACTCATAAACCGTGTCAATGGACGGAAGGAGATCATCAAATGTCGTGCAGACGCGTTTGGCAACAACCTCTTGCACTTGGCAGCATATTTAGGGCCTTCATCCGATCTCGATCGTAGATCCGGTGCTGCTCTTCAATTGCAAAGGGAACTTCAATGGTTCAAG GCTGTTGAGAATATAGTGCATCCCAAGTGTAAGGAAGAGAAGAATTCAGATGGTAAGAAGCCCCGTGAAATATTCAGTGAAAGCCACGAGGAGATGGTGAAAGCTGGTGAGAAATGGGCAAAAGACACAGCTAGTTCTTTCACTCTTGTGGGTACTCTCATCACTACTATCATGTTTGCGGCGGCTTTTACCGTTCCCGGTGGAAACAATCAAGATACTGGAGTACCCGTCTTCTTGCACGACCAGATATTCACTTTGTTTATCATAACAGATACATTATCTCTCTTTACTTCTTCCACTTCAGTCCTGATCTTCATTGGGATCCTCACGTCGCGTTATGCTGAGAAGGATTTCCTCAAGACATTGCCGTTGAAGTTACTTTGCGGCCTTGTGACACTTTTCTTGTCTGTGGTGGCAATGATGATAGCATTTTGCGCTTCACTTGCTATGATGCTGAAGGGAAGTCAGCGACTCATAATAGCAGCCATGTCACTTGGGAGTATTCCAGTTATTGTATTAGTACCGTCACAACTTCGCCTCTTCCTTGAGATTTTCAATTCTACAATATATGCAAGATATATCAAGTGA
- the LOC114406249 gene encoding ankyrin repeat-containing protein NPR4-like, with amino-acid sequence MPHRNNPAPLPLVVTLNCVEDCSLEFESLAGVATVQHDNTLQAVEEVVNPKCKEARNDDDKKPHELFTERHKELVKAGEKWAKETASSFTLVGTLITTIMFAAVFTVPGGNTQDTGVPIFLKEKIFTAFVVADAISLFTSATSVLICIWIVASRYAEQDFLRRLPYKLLLSIFYLFLSEVSMIFAFCAALGILLKNYWAYKRLFIGGVISGSIPVIILVPSQLTLMYKIFRSTISNPFRIRKKI; translated from the exons ATGCCTCACCGTAACAACCCTGCACCTCTCCCCCTCGTCGTGACCCTAAACTGCGTCGAGGACTGTTCCCTCGAATTCGAATCCCTAGCCGGCGTCGCCACCGTCCAGCATGATAACACAT TGCAGGCGGTGGAGGAAGTTGTGAATCCCAAGTGTAAGGAAGCCAGAAATGATGACGATAAGAAGCCTCATGAGCTATTCACTGAAAGGCACAAGGAGCTGGTGAAAGCTGGAGAGAAATGGGCAAAAGAAACCGCTAGTTCTTTTACACTTGTGGGTACTCTCATCACTACTATCATGTTCGCTGCGGTCTTCACTGTCCCAGGTGGAAACACACAAGATACTGGAGTGCCCATTTTCTTAAAGGAGAAGATATTTACTGCATTTGTGGTCGCAGATGCAATATCTCTCTTCACTTCTGCCACTTCAGTCTTGATATGCATTTGGATCGTCGCATCGCGTTATGCTGAACAAGACTTCCTAAGAAGATTGCCGTATAAGTTACTGTTGAGCATTTTCTACCTTTTTCTGTCTGAGGTGTCCATGATATTTGCCTTTTGTGCTGCACTTGGTATACTACTCAAGAACTATTGGGCGTATAAGCGACTCTTTATAGGAGGCGTCATATCGGGGAGCATACCAGTTATTATACTCGTACCATCACAGCTGACACTCATGTATAAGATTTTCCGATCTACAATATCAAATCCTTTtcgtattagaaaaaaaatttga